Genomic segment of Candidatus Omnitrophota bacterium:
AGAGACATCGAGCAACCGGTGGTCATACGCCATCAATTTTATCCGTATTTTTTGAAGAGCCTGTTGTGTCATCTTTTACTCTATAACTTCGGTTACCACGCCCGCGCCTACGGTATGGCCGCCTTCGCGTATGGCGAAGCGCAGCTCTTTTTCCATGGCGATGGGAGTGATCAGCGCTACTTCAAAGGTCACATTGTCTCCGGGCATCACCATCT
This window contains:
- the tuf gene encoding elongation factor Tu (EF-Tu; promotes GTP-dependent binding of aminoacyl-tRNA to the A-site of ribosomes during protein biosynthesis; when the tRNA anticodon matches the mRNA codon, GTP hydrolysis results; the inactive EF-Tu-GDP leaves the ribosome and release of GDP is promoted by elongation factor Ts; many prokaryotes have two copies of the gene encoding EF-Tu), whose amino-acid sequence is MVMPGDNVTFEVALITPIAMEKELRFAIREGGHTVGAGVVTEVIE